A genomic stretch from Bradyrhizobium quebecense includes:
- a CDS encoding SAM-dependent methyltransferase: MDRLLRFCLGRFIRRGSITFTTASGAKFTCGDGTGIPVAARFMTRAAELRILVDPELYLGEAFMDGTFVVEQGTIADVLAVLMGQAAMLPNFARMQAWVRFLGRRAQQLNVRGRSRSNVARHYDLDGRLYSLFLDANKQYSCAYFETPDATLDDAQLAKKRHLAAKLLIKPGDRVLDIGSGWGGLGLYLAEMSGADVTGVTLSTEQLQISNARAAEKSLAHSARFLLQDYRDIPGPFDRIVSVGMFEHVGVAFYETFFKRCAELLSDDGVMLLHSIGRSTGPDVTSPWIRKYIFPGGYIPALSEVMPAIEKAGLLICDMEILRLHYAETLKAWRDRFMARREEAVRLYDETFARMWEFYLAASEMSFRVQNMMNFQLQLTKRQGIVPMTRDYIGHEEGRLRLKEAGAAKPRLQLAGE; this comes from the coding sequence ATGGACCGATTGTTGCGATTTTGCTTGGGGCGCTTCATCCGCCGCGGTTCGATCACGTTCACGACCGCGAGCGGCGCCAAATTCACCTGTGGTGACGGCACGGGCATTCCCGTCGCCGCACGGTTCATGACCAGGGCCGCCGAACTGCGCATTCTGGTCGATCCCGAGCTTTACCTCGGCGAAGCCTTCATGGACGGCACCTTCGTGGTGGAGCAAGGCACCATCGCCGACGTGCTGGCTGTCCTGATGGGCCAGGCGGCCATGTTGCCGAACTTTGCCAGGATGCAGGCCTGGGTTCGTTTCCTCGGGCGGCGCGCCCAGCAGCTCAATGTGCGCGGGCGGTCCCGGAGCAATGTCGCCCGTCATTACGACCTCGACGGCCGCCTCTATTCCCTCTTCCTCGATGCTAACAAGCAATACAGCTGCGCCTATTTCGAGACGCCGGACGCGACGCTGGACGACGCCCAACTCGCCAAGAAGCGCCACCTCGCCGCAAAACTCCTGATCAAGCCCGGCGACCGCGTCCTCGACATCGGTTCCGGCTGGGGCGGACTGGGGCTCTATCTCGCCGAGATGAGCGGCGCCGACGTCACCGGCGTCACGCTGTCGACCGAGCAGCTGCAGATTTCCAACGCCCGGGCGGCGGAGAAGAGCCTGGCGCACTCGGCGCGTTTCCTGCTGCAGGACTACCGCGACATCCCCGGACCGTTCGACCGCATCGTCTCGGTCGGCATGTTCGAGCATGTCGGGGTCGCCTTTTACGAAACCTTCTTCAAGCGCTGCGCCGAGCTGCTGAGCGATGACGGCGTCATGCTGCTGCACTCGATCGGCCGCTCAACCGGTCCCGATGTCACCAGCCCCTGGATCCGGAAATACATCTTCCCCGGCGGCTACATTCCGGCGCTCTCCGAGGTCATGCCGGCGATCGAGAAGGCCGGACTGCTGATCTGCGACATGGAGATCCTGCGCCTGCACTATGCGGAGACGCTGAAGGCGTGGCGCGACCGCTTCATGGCGCGGCGCGAGGAAGCCGTGCGGCTCTACGACGAGACCTTTGCCCGGATGTGGGAATTCTATCTGGCGGCCTCGGAGATGTCGTTCCGGGTGCAGAACATGATGAATTTCCAGCTGCAGCTGACCAAGCGTCAGGGCATCGTGCCGATGACCCGTGACTATATCGGGCACGAGGAAGGCCGCCTCCGGCTCAAGGAAGCCGGCGCTGCAAAACCCCGACTGCAACTCGCCGGCGAATAG